attttaaaatgtaaaaaataaatgtaattaaatgtataaaaataaaaagtggagGCTCACATTTTTTGCAATTTAACTTATGCGATTGTTATGGAAAAATTAATATGAGAAATATgcaatttttgtaaatttttaaaataagattaattaataaatacagaaaaattaaataatagataattgatttttttagcaaaacatccaattagaaaaattattatgataaatatattatcttttgtaattttataaaataaaattaatgtgataaatatggaaaaaaaaaaacattaagtataaaaaggataaatgactgattttttttttcaacttaaaatggctctttattttatattcacaattttttgtttgtttgttttttttttagaaaagttggtTTTCActcactaattttaaaaaatataaaaaaaaatgaacctcaatttttataaattagttttatcttcatctattttaaaatacatgcattttttcataagttaaataattacCCTTTTacatgataatattaaataaaattatcaaaaaaatttatcattttaatttaataaaattgttttacaaataaagatattataaattcaattttattaaaaaagatgagaagatgaatggatttatataatataagatataaacTCATTATTATTAGAGaattagaaagattttatttataagattgTGGATAATTTTTTCCACAAAGATTTgtatatcatattatataataaaaaatttataatatatttattttcaagatacttttattaaattaaaataataaattaatttttggtaatcttatttaatattatcaagcgAAAGGGTAATTATCTAACTTATGaaaaaatgcatttattttaaaatatttttaaatagatgtagataaaactaatttataaaatttaggttcattttttatattttttaaaattagtaaataaaaaccaacttttccttcttttgtgaAGAATAAATCATTGAAAATGTAAATAATCAGAAATAAATAATTCTCTAATTATCTTTAACATAGCCATGGAAGGAGGGTTGAAACTTCATGATTAGTAAAAGATTGAAAGGAAAAACCATAAgcctaaaaaattatcatagtAACCAAAGTGGATAAGTATTCATGGATAAAAGAAAGCCCCATTGGCTTCTCCTTCTAGCCTTTCAATTGCATGCACAAGCACTAATGAAGATCTGGGGTCCATTGAAATTTAGGAATTTTCTTTCAGACTAGACATAACCATTTGTAATTTCAAGCTTGTCCTGACTTTTGTCAACTCATGACTTGCTCTTATTCTCATGTTAAAAAACTGTAAaggtatgtttggtttttggaaactactaaaaaaagaaaaaaaaaattgttaagaaaaataattttcttcatattttcctataaaaaaatataaaataaaattaaatataattaaaactaattagaaacttatgtatttttaaattatttaatctttatatgaataaatcaaaataagtgAAAgaagtttgaagtaacaaataaaaataatttattaacttaaaatattttttttttcctttgactAAATTAGTTAAGGAAATAGAtgccaaataaattaataattggtaaaataaataaagatgggATTAAAACTCTAGAGGATGAATGTTGAAGAACCAAGatactagaaaaaaaatgaggatagaaaagaaaacagagctatcatggatatatatatatatatattcatttaccTGTCAAGTAGCCTAGTTCATCAAAGCGAAGATTAGgtggtatatatatatgtatatatatgcgTTCACTTACTTATTAGGGTAGCTCAGTTGATTAGAGTGAACATTAAGAAGTGTGATCCAAGtgaaacatatatatatgttcacTTATTCACTAGGGTAGCTCAGTTGATCAAAACGAACACTAAGAAGTGTGATCTTAATAAGTAGCATATGatcttgaatttgaattttgtcaCTAATAATACCCTAAATTCATCTTGtataggtatatatatatatatatatatatatatatatatatatatatatatatatatatatatatatattcttgatAGGATTATCATTTTGgcatttagaaaaagaaaaaattggtattcattcatttataatCTAAATAGTAAaggtaattaaaaatatatatatattccaaagGGTAGCTCAGTTGATTAGAGCGAACATTAGGAAGCGTGATCCCAATAAGTGGCACATATATGCACGTTCACTTATTCGATCAACAGGGTAGCTTAGTTGATCAAAATGAACACTAGGAAGTATGGTCCCAATAAGTAGCATACGATCATAGGTTTGAATCTTGTCACTAATAATATTCTAAATTGATCCGGTGTTGactatatatatagtatttagAAAAAGCAAAAATGGGTATTCATTCATTTATGATCTAAATagtaaagataattaaaaaaaaatattcgaGAGGGGAATATGCAGTTGGAGATAGGAGTATCACCTAGGTAAATACCAAGAAAGATAGATCATACCAAAGAGAGAGGAATACAAAGAGAGAATTGTGTAATGTGAATGGAAAGTGGTACTGTCACTGATATCATGCCATAAAGGCACTCgattctttctttgtttgtcAGAGGAACATTCCCATATTTCATCTTGTATGGTtgtcttccttccttatttgaGAGAGGAAGCGTTACCATATTCATGTGTATGCAGAACGAattgagaaaattaatatttatgataCTGTATCTTACCTTGTATTTCTCCTTTCCTCACACCATAAATTCTGCAATTGCAAGGAGCTTGTTTCTCCAGGCTTCTTTCTTACCCTTTCTTTGAGAAATGGAGGGTTTCAGCCTGAAGTTTCTCTTCTACACCTTAGCAGTCATCTTCTTCATTCATTTCTCTGGACTTTCTCACACAGAAGCCAGCAATAAGGGCGGTTTCAGTACTGATCTCATCTCCCGTGATTCGCCTCTCTCCCCCTTCTACAATCCATCCGAAACCCAGTTTGATCGCCTGCAGAAAGCCTTCCATAGGTCCATTTCGCGTGCCAACCATTTTAGGGCTAATGGAGTGTCTACAAACAGCATCCAATCTCCTGTAATATCCAATAATGGAGAGTATCTCATGAACATATCACTTGGAACCCCACCAGTTTCAATGCATGGCATTGCTGACACAGGAAGTGATCTCTTATGGAGGCAGTGCAAGCCTTGTGATAGTTGTTACGAACAAATTGAACCTATTTTCGATCCCGCAAAGTCCAAAACTTACCAAATTTTATCGTGTGAGGGCAAATCCTGCAGCAACCTGGGAGGTCAAGGTGGTTGCAGTGACGACAACACCTGCATTTACAGTTACTCTTATGGAGATGGTTCACACACCTCTGGAGATCTCGCTGTTGACACCCTCACAATTGGATCCACTACAGGTAGACCGGTTTCGGTTCCAAAGGTTGTTTTTGGGTGTGGGCATAACAATGGTGGAACCTTTGAACTTCATGGTTCTGGCCTTGTAGGCCTTGGAGGTGGCCCTCTGTCAATGATTTCCCAATTGCGTCCGCTGATCGGCGGACGATTCTCCTACTGCTTGGTTCCGTTAGGAAATGATCCAAGTGTGTCAAGCAAAATGCATTTTGGTAGTCGGGGAATTGTCTCCGGTGCCGGAGCAGTTTCAACTCCTTTGGCTAGCAGACAACCTGATACATTCTACTATCTTACATTAGAAAGCATGAGTGTTGGAAGCAAGAAGCTGGCATACAAGGGTTTTTCCAAGGTGGGATCTCCTCTTGCAGATGCAGATGAGGGCAACATTATCATTGATTCTGGGACAACATTAACCCTTCTCCCCCAAGATTTCTATGGTACCTTGGAATCAAATGTAGTCAGCGCCATTGGCGGTAAGCCTGTTAGGGATCCGAATAATGTTTTTAGTCTTTGTTACAGTAATCTATCAGGCTTACGCATCCCTACTATCACTGCTCATTTCGTGGGAGCAGACCTTGAGTTGAAGCCATTGAACACATTTGTCCAAGTCCAGGAAGATTTGTTTTGCTTCGCCATGATACCGGTATCTGACTTGGCCATCTTTGGGAACTTGGCACAGATGAACTTCTTGGTAGGGTATGATCTCAAGAGCAGGACGGTCTCCTTCAAGCCTACTGATTGCACCAAGATTGATTGAATTTAGGTATTGTTTGAATTTCTGATGCAACTATGAAGCCGAATGGTAAAATAATGTATTTCCATGGTTTAGTATTACATATGGTATTGTATTTAGTCATTTTCCCAACTTTTATTAATATTGGTTTCAAGTATATATCTCTGTTAAAGGCTAAACCCTAAATCCTAAATCCTAACCCACCCGCCATATTATTACACTTGAAAGGTAATCTATAAGGGAATAGTTGTTTCTTTAACGGTTTAACCTATCATGGCTTATTGTATGATATTTGCATAATTTCTTCACATCCATGGAATATGAATtattagaaaaaggaaattatgtGATCTTCCCAATATTCAGCTACTTGAGCATTgaagtaaaaatggaaaaaaaaaaaaaactttacaaATAAAGTGATCTTACCGGTTGTCAAAGATCAGAGAGAATTTTCCATATGTCAAGGGATACATACAAAAGGGAGAATATTAATGAGGTAGAGTGGAAAAAGTgaaactgtttttaagaacaattttacGTAGGAAAACACATTTGAAAAAAGAGTCcagtagtgattttaggaaacattcACTCTAAAAACAGTGTGGGAAAACGCATTTGACAAACTAAAAACTCTTTTATGATTTATATTCTTAGGAAAAAATAggatgttttcaaataacatcttttaattgtttgtttgtatttgttttgatttatatgaataattaaaaataaaacattttaaaaatattttaagtttccaaataaacttttgttctataaaacattaattAGATAAcagtttccaaaaaaataaaattaaaaactattttctaaaactttgTTCGAAAACATTACCAAATAGGccctaatttaattaataagatAGATCAAGATATCTTAATAGAGTTTACAAAATAAGAggagaatttgaaaaaaaaaaactatttttattaaatatatttttagtgaaaatatttttttaagaagtgTATTTAAGAGAATCACTTATGaagtatttattaaaaaaacactataagtgatttttaaatataggtcgatttttaata
This DNA window, taken from Vitis vinifera cultivar Pinot Noir 40024 chromosome 2, ASM3070453v1, encodes the following:
- the LOC100257894 gene encoding aspartic proteinase CDR1-like; this translates as MEGFSLKFLFYTLAVIFFIHFSGLSHTEASNKGGFSTDLISRDSPLSPFYNPSETQFDRLQKAFHRSISRANHFRANGVSTNSIQSPVISNNGEYLMNISLGTPPVSMHGIADTGSDLLWRQCKPCDSCYEQIEPIFDPAKSKTYQILSCEGKSCSNLGGQGGCSDDNTCIYSYSYGDGSHTSGDLAVDTLTIGSTTGRPVSVPKVVFGCGHNNGGTFELHGSGLVGLGGGPLSMISQLRPLIGGRFSYCLVPLGNDPSVSSKMHFGSRGIVSGAGAVSTPLASRQPDTFYYLTLESMSVGSKKLAYKGFSKVGSPLADADEGNIIIDSGTTLTLLPQDFYGTLESNVVSAIGGKPVRDPNNVFSLCYSNLSGLRIPTITAHFVGADLELKPLNTFVQVQEDLFCFAMIPVSDLAIFGNLAQMNFLVGYDLKSRTVSFKPTDCTKID